Proteins encoded by one window of Candidatus Binatia bacterium:
- the ugpC gene encoding sn-glycerol-3-phosphate ABC transporter ATP-binding protein UgpC — translation MASVAFEHVDKTYPNGARAIVDLDLEIADGELVVLVGPSGCGKSTLLRLVAGLERPTRGTLRIGGKVANDLTPRERNVAMVFQDYALYPHKTVRGNLEFPLRMRGLSRAEIAKRIAWVADVLDIGAVLDRLPRQLSGGQQQRVAMGRALVREPTVFLLDEPLSNLDAKLRVEVRAEIAELQRRLATTMLYVTHDQTEAMTLGQRVAVLRAGKLLQVAPPRELYERPADAFVAGFIGNPPMNLLAATVRARDGDRIVLDVAGQEIAPPPELAALVAREPARELTVGIRPEAFVDPAAEPSASVLATTVEHVEWLGHETLAHVRLRSASGSTPDGDAPGLIARLPGLQELRREQELRLAVPPAAVHLFRGDGSVIAAR, via the coding sequence ATGGCGAGCGTCGCGTTCGAGCACGTCGACAAGACCTACCCGAACGGCGCGCGCGCGATCGTCGACCTCGACCTCGAGATCGCGGACGGCGAGCTGGTCGTGCTGGTCGGGCCGTCGGGCTGCGGCAAGTCGACGCTGCTGCGTCTCGTCGCAGGGCTCGAGCGGCCGACGCGCGGCACGCTGCGCATCGGCGGCAAGGTCGCGAACGATCTGACGCCGCGCGAGCGCAACGTCGCGATGGTGTTCCAGGACTACGCGCTCTATCCGCACAAGACGGTGCGCGGGAACCTCGAGTTCCCGCTGCGCATGCGCGGGCTCTCGCGCGCGGAGATCGCGAAGCGCATCGCCTGGGTCGCGGACGTGCTCGACATCGGCGCGGTGCTCGACCGCCTGCCGCGTCAGCTCTCGGGCGGTCAGCAGCAGCGGGTCGCGATGGGACGCGCGCTGGTGCGCGAGCCGACGGTGTTTCTGCTCGACGAGCCGCTCTCGAACCTCGACGCGAAGCTGCGCGTCGAGGTGCGCGCCGAGATCGCCGAGCTGCAGCGCCGCCTCGCGACCACCATGCTCTACGTGACGCACGACCAGACCGAGGCGATGACGCTCGGGCAGCGGGTCGCGGTGCTGCGCGCCGGCAAGCTGCTGCAGGTCGCACCCCCGCGCGAGCTCTACGAGCGTCCGGCGGACGCGTTCGTCGCCGGCTTCATCGGCAACCCGCCGATGAACCTGCTCGCGGCGACGGTGCGCGCGCGCGACGGCGACCGCATCGTCCTCGACGTCGCGGGGCAGGAGATCGCGCCGCCGCCGGAGCTCGCGGCCCTCGTCGCTCGCGAGCCAGCGCGCGAGCTCACCGTCGGCATCCGTCCCGAGGCGTTCGTCGACCCCGCGGCGGAGCCTTCCGCGAGCGTGCTCGCGACGACGGTCGAGCACGTCGAGTGGCTCGGGCACGAGACGCTCGCGCACGTGCGCCTGCGCAGTGCGTCCGGCAGCACGCCGGACGGCGACGCGCCCGGTCTGATCGCGCGCCTCCCCGGGCTGCAGGAGCTGCGGCGCGAGCAGGAGCTGCGGCTCGCGGTTCCGCCCGCGGCCGTGCACCTGTTCCGCGGCGACGGCAGCGTGATCGCCGCGAGGTAG
- a CDS encoding glucoamylase family protein encodes MSHPLRASLVLGVLVILCVGVGAETSPDPKPTSTDKPAAGASEPCPVAFKGAHVDGAAAWHELPVIPQRKRAWEESVGGKDAAQPLIRARLRGWPSRLLVDPSELPRGEREFLERLARDTWRGIDALSDRENGLPVDNVTVGKPAPPPSIRKVAYVVGEESQDDGTHVGDYTNVTNIGLALAAIVGAKELGLVSHEDAVRRATQILDTLDRLETHRGYFYNFYDTTSLERTSNFLSFVDLAWLTTGLVVVRRALPELSERATALIDRTNFGLFYDPKVGQVSHGYYVDRQALSRYHYGVLFTEARLGVLLAIGKGDVPEDAWFRMARIFPASCEGQTLEPRDVKRIDVRGHEVLIGFYELGGYRYVPSWGGSMFEALMPTLVLDEMRYAPRGLGENGRVHAAVQERYAARELGYPTWGISPSAMPGSEGYLEYGVPVLGVRGYRVGALTPHAAALALAVRPKEAAAALRRFADEFPMYGEYGLYDAVDPVSREVAYRYLAVDQSMLFVALVNHLTGGAVQKHFASDPIVQRVLPLIADESYF; translated from the coding sequence GTGTCCCACCCCTTGCGAGCGTCGCTCGTGCTCGGTGTGCTCGTGATCCTCTGCGTCGGGGTGGGCGCGGAGACGAGCCCCGACCCGAAGCCGACAAGCACCGACAAGCCCGCCGCCGGCGCGAGCGAGCCGTGCCCGGTCGCCTTCAAGGGCGCGCACGTCGACGGCGCGGCCGCCTGGCACGAGCTGCCGGTGATCCCGCAGCGCAAGCGCGCGTGGGAGGAGTCGGTCGGCGGCAAGGACGCGGCGCAGCCGCTGATCCGCGCGCGGCTGCGCGGCTGGCCGAGCCGGCTGCTGGTCGATCCGAGCGAGCTACCGCGCGGCGAGCGCGAGTTCCTCGAGCGTCTCGCGCGCGACACCTGGCGCGGCATCGACGCGCTGTCGGACCGCGAGAACGGGCTGCCGGTCGACAACGTCACCGTCGGCAAGCCGGCGCCGCCGCCGTCGATCCGCAAGGTCGCCTACGTCGTCGGCGAGGAGAGTCAGGACGACGGCACCCACGTCGGCGACTACACCAACGTCACCAACATCGGGCTCGCGCTCGCCGCGATCGTCGGCGCGAAGGAGCTCGGTCTCGTGTCGCACGAGGACGCCGTGCGGCGCGCGACGCAGATCCTCGACACGCTCGACCGCCTCGAGACCCACCGCGGCTACTTCTACAACTTCTACGACACCACCTCGCTCGAGCGGACGAGCAACTTCCTCTCGTTCGTCGACCTCGCCTGGCTGACGACGGGTCTCGTCGTCGTGCGTCGCGCGCTGCCGGAGCTCTCCGAGCGCGCGACGGCGCTCATCGACCGCACGAACTTCGGGCTGTTCTACGACCCGAAGGTCGGCCAGGTGTCGCACGGCTACTACGTCGATCGCCAAGCGCTGTCGCGCTACCACTACGGCGTTCTCTTCACCGAGGCGCGCCTCGGCGTGCTGCTCGCGATCGGCAAGGGCGACGTGCCCGAGGACGCGTGGTTCCGCATGGCGCGCATCTTCCCGGCGTCGTGCGAGGGGCAGACGCTCGAGCCGCGCGACGTCAAGCGCATCGACGTGCGCGGCCACGAGGTGCTGATCGGCTTCTACGAGCTCGGCGGCTACCGCTACGTGCCGTCGTGGGGCGGCAGCATGTTCGAGGCGCTGATGCCGACGCTCGTGCTCGACGAGATGCGCTACGCGCCGCGCGGGCTCGGCGAGAACGGGCGCGTGCACGCGGCGGTGCAGGAGCGCTACGCGGCGCGCGAGCTCGGCTATCCGACGTGGGGCATCTCGCCGAGCGCGATGCCGGGCTCGGAAGGCTACCTCGAGTACGGCGTGCCGGTGCTCGGCGTGCGCGGCTACCGCGTCGGCGCGCTGACCCCGCACGCTGCGGCGCTCGCCCTCGCCGTGCGTCCCAAGGAGGCCGCCGCCGCGCTGCGCCGCTTCGCCGACGAGTTCCCGATGTACGGCGAGTACGGCCTCTACGACGCGGTCGACCCGGTGTCGCGCGAGGTCGCCTACCGCTACCTCGCGGTCGACCAGTCGATGCTGTTCGTCGCGCTCGTCAATCACCTGACGGGCGGCGCCGTGCAGAAGCACTTCGCCTCCGACCCGATCGTGCAGCGCGTCCTGCCGCTGATCGCCGACGAGTCCTACTTCTGA
- a CDS encoding AAA family ATPase produces MSELQRSRFVGRDPELALLRSGLDAALRGEGQLVALVGDAGIGKTRTAAFLAGDARARGMSVVWGRCHEGGAAPAYWPWTQALGAFAAAIEEGVSGAAAVTSSAVAMRLAGAVALLREGSDAADASELPARARFALLDGVTTALVAAVRGRPLLLVLDDLHWADVGSLLLLQLVARELDGCPLLVLVTLRDLELRQRPEAGALVQDALRHGRQVVLGGLPRQAVQELLTDRLGAAPADELVDHVVATSEGNPFFVLEMAQLVASAGRGGVPAGAAALLRRRLAPLPPDALRVLQAAAVVGREFDLETLGCVLDAAPENLLDALAQPLALGLVRAVPGRLRRYAFGHVLLRDTLYDDLAPSERARLHAAAGRALARDVDAPVDDDDRLALLAHHFLAAADGGGDAREAVRWACAAGERALELLAFEEAARHFERALSALEVAPDRTLRLRVLVGLGRALHATGEQSRAEVVLRDAVVLARREGTETFAQTALRCAAVRAEIGVLDVESNDLLEEALATLPPGASALRARVMARLAAGLLLAPGSHERRRALADEATAMARELGDPPTLAFVLARRLTALLGPDNLAERSATIDEIVRSRRNAPAAELDALVFRIGDLAELGDRAGLDHAFTIFEQRLRAAREPFLRWSLASFHTAIALLEGRYADAEALAAEALRLGGQAQARTAVLNYAQQLFLLRGEQGRLAEVEPLVVASVSETAIVPAWRCGLADFYAASGRLAEARRELDALASDGFASLPRDSTWLTALVLLSSVCCRLGDERRAELLYDLLRPYAGRVAIARPLVVLVGTVDDRLGQLAGLLGRFDDAERHFADALALAERMRAAPWQAHVRHAWAGMLLRRGDADARRRAHALLDEAERIARPLGMGLLLGWVEERRAAADAAEHAAHDEHAPAVARESAHAASPGHAAAPHPAASLAPAAATSAIADATRSAATFRRDGDVWTLVFEGRMTRLPHMIGLAHLARLLAEPTREVHVTDLIDAAYARQRNGSMRELVWGDAGEELDAQAREQYTARLQQARVELDEATAANDRGRMERLENEIGMLEDELSRSYGLDGRARRARVVHERARVAVTRAIKYAIGRIGQHDARLAEHLRLAVRTGLFCSYQPPSRERVDWAL; encoded by the coding sequence ATGTCCGAGCTGCAGCGAAGCCGCTTCGTCGGGCGAGACCCGGAGCTGGCGTTGCTGCGCTCCGGTCTCGACGCGGCGCTGCGCGGCGAAGGGCAGCTCGTCGCGCTGGTCGGCGACGCCGGCATCGGCAAGACGCGCACCGCGGCCTTTCTCGCCGGCGACGCCCGCGCGCGCGGCATGTCGGTGGTCTGGGGCCGCTGTCACGAGGGCGGGGCCGCGCCGGCGTACTGGCCGTGGACGCAGGCGCTCGGCGCGTTCGCGGCCGCAATCGAGGAGGGCGTGTCCGGTGCCGCGGCGGTCACGTCGAGTGCGGTCGCGATGCGGCTCGCGGGCGCGGTGGCGCTGCTGCGCGAGGGCAGCGACGCGGCCGACGCGAGCGAGCTCCCGGCGCGGGCGCGCTTCGCGTTGCTCGACGGCGTGACCACGGCGCTCGTCGCCGCCGTGCGCGGTCGTCCGCTGCTGCTCGTGCTCGACGATCTGCACTGGGCGGACGTCGGATCGCTGCTGCTTCTGCAGCTCGTCGCGCGCGAGCTCGACGGCTGTCCGCTGCTCGTGCTCGTGACGCTGCGCGACCTCGAGCTGCGCCAGCGTCCGGAGGCCGGGGCGCTCGTCCAGGACGCGCTGCGCCACGGTCGACAGGTCGTGCTCGGTGGATTGCCGCGCCAAGCCGTGCAGGAGCTGCTCACGGACCGGCTCGGCGCTGCTCCGGCCGACGAGCTCGTCGACCACGTCGTCGCGACCAGCGAAGGCAATCCGTTCTTCGTCCTCGAGATGGCGCAGCTCGTCGCGTCGGCGGGGCGAGGCGGCGTCCCGGCGGGCGCGGCGGCGCTGCTGCGACGGCGTCTCGCGCCGCTGCCGCCAGACGCGCTGCGCGTCCTGCAGGCCGCAGCGGTCGTCGGCCGCGAGTTCGACCTCGAGACGCTCGGCTGCGTGCTCGACGCGGCACCCGAGAACTTGCTTGACGCGCTCGCGCAGCCGCTCGCGCTCGGCCTCGTGCGCGCCGTGCCTGGACGCTTGCGGCGCTACGCGTTCGGCCACGTGCTGCTGCGCGACACGCTGTACGACGATCTCGCGCCGAGCGAGCGTGCGCGTCTGCACGCCGCGGCGGGGCGCGCGCTCGCGCGCGACGTCGACGCGCCGGTCGACGACGACGATCGGCTGGCGCTGCTCGCACACCACTTCCTCGCCGCCGCAGACGGCGGCGGCGACGCGCGCGAGGCCGTGCGCTGGGCGTGCGCCGCGGGCGAGCGGGCGCTCGAGCTGCTCGCCTTCGAGGAAGCGGCGCGCCACTTCGAGCGCGCGCTGTCCGCGCTCGAGGTCGCGCCGGATAGAACGCTGCGGCTGCGCGTGCTCGTCGGGCTCGGTCGCGCGCTACACGCGACCGGTGAGCAGTCGCGCGCCGAGGTCGTGCTGCGCGACGCGGTGGTGCTCGCACGGCGCGAGGGCACCGAGACCTTCGCGCAGACGGCGCTGCGCTGTGCGGCGGTGCGCGCCGAGATCGGCGTCCTCGACGTCGAGAGCAACGATCTCCTCGAGGAGGCGCTCGCGACGCTGCCGCCGGGCGCGAGCGCGCTGCGCGCCCGCGTGATGGCGCGCCTCGCCGCCGGGCTGCTGCTCGCGCCGGGGTCGCACGAGCGGCGGCGCGCGCTCGCCGACGAGGCGACGGCGATGGCGCGCGAGCTGGGTGACCCACCGACGCTCGCCTTCGTGCTTGCGCGGCGCCTCACCGCGCTCCTCGGTCCGGACAACCTCGCCGAGCGCAGCGCGACCATCGATGAGATCGTGCGCAGCCGGCGGAACGCCCCCGCCGCCGAGCTCGACGCGCTCGTGTTCCGCATCGGCGACCTCGCGGAGCTCGGGGACCGCGCGGGTCTCGATCATGCGTTTACGATCTTCGAGCAGCGCCTGCGCGCCGCGCGCGAGCCGTTCCTGCGCTGGAGCCTCGCGAGCTTCCACACCGCGATCGCGCTGCTCGAAGGTCGCTACGCCGACGCCGAAGCGCTCGCCGCGGAGGCGCTCAGGCTCGGCGGGCAGGCGCAGGCGCGCACGGCCGTGCTGAACTATGCGCAGCAGCTCTTCCTGCTGCGCGGCGAGCAGGGACGCCTCGCGGAGGTCGAGCCGCTGGTCGTCGCCAGCGTCTCGGAAACCGCAATCGTGCCCGCGTGGCGCTGCGGGCTCGCGGACTTCTACGCCGCGTCCGGTCGCCTCGCCGAGGCGCGGCGCGAGCTCGACGCGCTGGCGTCGGACGGCTTCGCGTCGCTGCCGCGCGACTCGACGTGGCTCACCGCGCTCGTGCTGCTGTCGAGCGTCTGCTGCCGGCTCGGCGACGAGCGCCGCGCCGAGCTGCTCTACGATCTGCTGCGTCCGTATGCCGGGCGCGTCGCGATCGCGCGGCCGCTGGTCGTGCTCGTCGGCACGGTCGACGACCGTCTCGGCCAGCTCGCCGGGCTGCTCGGACGCTTCGACGACGCCGAGCGCCACTTCGCGGACGCGCTCGCGCTCGCCGAGCGCATGCGCGCGGCACCCTGGCAGGCGCACGTCCGACACGCCTGGGCGGGGATGCTGCTGCGACGCGGCGACGCGGACGCGCGTCGTCGTGCGCACGCGCTGCTCGACGAGGCCGAGCGCATCGCGCGTCCGCTCGGCATGGGTCTGCTGCTGGGCTGGGTCGAGGAGAGGCGAGCCGCGGCGGACGCGGCCGAGCACGCTGCTCACGACGAGCATGCGCCCGCGGTGGCGCGAGAGAGCGCGCACGCGGCGTCGCCCGGGCACGCCGCCGCACCCCATCCGGCCGCGTCGCTCGCGCCCGCAGCCGCGACCAGCGCCATTGCAGACGCCACACGGAGCGCCGCGACCTTCCGCCGCGACGGCGACGTGTGGACGCTCGTCTTCGAGGGCCGCATGACGCGCCTGCCGCACATGATCGGGCTCGCGCACCTCGCCCGGCTCCTCGCCGAGCCGACGCGCGAGGTGCACGTCACCGACCTGATCGACGCGGCGTACGCGCGGCAGCGCAACGGCTCGATGCGCGAGCTCGTCTGGGGCGACGCGGGCGAGGAGCTCGACGCGCAGGCGCGCGAGCAGTACACGGCGCGGCTCCAGCAGGCCCGCGTCGAGCTCGACGAGGCGACCGCCGCCAACGACCGCGGACGCATGGAGCGCCTCGAGAACGAGATCGGCATGCTCGAGGACGAGCTGTCGCGCAGCTACGGCCTCGACGGGCGGGCGCGGCGCGCGCGGGTCGTGCACGAGCGTGCGCGGGTCGCCGTGACGCGCGCCATCAAGTACGCGATCGGCCGCATCGGCCAGCACGACGCCCGCCTGGCGGAGCACCTGCGCCTTGCCGTGCGCACCGGGCTCTTCTGCTCCTACCAGCCGCCGTCGCGCGAGCGCGTCGACTGGGCGCTCTAG